The Sulfuricurvum sp. DNA segment ATTGGGGCTTGAGGGGTGCTCGGTAGTTTTTTGCCGATACTTGATCTAAAAATTGGGTGATTTGGAGAATATCGTAACGGGCTTTTTTAGAGATGTTGTACGAAATGGCGAGGGCAATAATCATCAAAATAGTAAACGAGGCAAAGAGTTTGAGCCAAAGGGTATAAAAGTGTTCCATAACTCCGTCTAAGCCCATCGCCAAACGGATATAAAAAGTTCTCTCAGAGGTAACTACTTTGTGGGCGACGTAGATAAAATCGGTTTTAAGTGTGTTGGAATAACGGATAGAGATACCATAAGGAGCCCTCATCGCCTCCATTATCTCGATGCGCCCTAGATGATTCTCCATCGTGTTTTTATCGGCGTCGCTTTCGGCGATTACCTCCCCTTGCTCATTGATAACGGTGACCCTAAAAAATGTTTTTCCCGCAGCGGTGGAGGCAAAACGGGTGAGATCATCGGCGGTGGTGAGGAGGGGCTCTAAAAGATAGATTGCTTGGATGAGTTGTTCTTCGCTTTGTTTAATAATCATCGATTTAAGGGTAAAAAAACTAATCAGCGAAGCGGTGATAAGTGCAGCTGTAAAGAGACCTAAGACGTTGAGAAAAAAGAGCTGATGGATCCTTAGCACAGTGTGTAGCCAACTCCTCGGACGGTTTTAATGTACTCTTTGGTTTTGTCGGGATCGATTTTCTCTTTGAGACGGTTGATCGCGACATTGACGGTGCGGTCTTGATACACCTCACCCTCTCCCCAAACATTTTCTAAAAGTGTATCACGATTTAAGACAATATTTTGATTATTGATGAGGGTATAGAGGAGATCAAATTCGAGTTTGGTCAGCTCAATCGGTTGAGATTCTATCAAAACCGTCCTTGCGGCGATATTCATGGTGATATCACGATAGGTGAGCGAACCTTCATTAGCGGTTTTTTTGGTGCGTCGAAGCATCGCTTTGACACGCAAGGTAAGCTCTTTCATACTGAACGGTTTGGTGAGATAATCGTCTCCCCCCCGCTCAAACCCTTGTTCGATATCGCTCTCTTTATCTTTAGCACTGATAAAAATAACGGGAGTTTGAATACCTCGATGACGGAGTGATGCGACAAATTCAGACCCTTCTGCTCCGGGGAGGTTACGATCCATAAGGATAAGATCGACATTTTCCTCTTCGAGCACTTCACTCACCCGTTTGGTATTGAGAAACCCGATAGTCTCATATCCCTCACGCGCGAGATTAAACTCGATAAGCTCTAAGATATCCTCTTCATCTTCAACGATTAATATCAATCCATTCACAATTTTGCCTCTTTGTATTGCTAAGGTCAGCTAATCTCCCGTATCCGAAAGATACGGGTAGCTTTAGGGGGAGTTTATAACATTTGTTTCAATAAAAACACGCAAGCGTGTTTGGGCTCTCTGCCGAAGTGAACCAAGTGTTAACGTAGCCAATCGGGATGTATTCCGATGGCGTATTAAAAT contains these protein-coding regions:
- a CDS encoding response regulator transcription factor yields the protein MNGLILIVEDEEDILELIEFNLAREGYETIGFLNTKRVSEVLEEENVDLILMDRNLPGAEGSEFVASLRHRGIQTPVIFISAKDKESDIEQGFERGGDDYLTKPFSMKELTLRVKAMLRRTKKTANEGSLTYRDITMNIAARTVLIESQPIELTKLEFDLLYTLINNQNIVLNRDTLLENVWGEGEVYQDRTVNVAINRLKEKIDPDKTKEYIKTVRGVGYTLC